One Frankia alni ACN14a DNA window includes the following coding sequences:
- a CDS encoding sensor histidine kinase encodes MSTVSPSTPERARRRHGSAHAGRVARRAGRLRSAGAAGPEGEGGGSQPGMGRRLTALLPQGRGLPIEDWTARHTLMCLVLAMHLPVIVGYAIWQNLSLAHGFLAASPPALLFAAAVVPGRRRVRALAASLGLLCCSVVLVHISDGLTPMYFHFFVVVALIALYEEWTVYLLAIAFVFVANLAMGNIVSAGAAVLDNAWLLAGLHAGFIFALACAQMVFWHYNEQSRRRVEHYRQQLYEGQQSLMARLEETDRIRSDLVATVSHEFRTPLTGIRGNLLTIKRRRNRLSDAQLDDLLDAAVNYSDRLSRLLENMLTAATATGTDETTIADLPEVVRHVIANLSYTSSPSSITVDLPPELPVRMARQALIQVVANLVDNALVHSWPGAPVRLIAGRVGDEVVLRVRNPGPDLDPGTIRQLFEPFTQRDGTATRPTDGAGMGLYVVRRLVEVHGGRLRMSSENGEIIVEVDLWAATAHAALTPEPEAALPVPMPLPRSIRADDEEPRVRRLGGGPLARDDLRSLPMDKLG; translated from the coding sequence ATGTCCACCGTCAGTCCATCGACGCCCGAACGGGCCCGGCGCCGGCACGGCAGCGCCCACGCGGGTCGCGTCGCGCGCCGCGCCGGACGGCTGCGTTCGGCCGGGGCGGCGGGGCCGGAGGGCGAGGGCGGGGGATCGCAGCCGGGGATGGGCCGGCGCCTCACCGCGCTGCTCCCGCAGGGTCGCGGTCTGCCGATCGAGGACTGGACGGCCCGGCACACTCTCATGTGCCTGGTGCTGGCGATGCACCTGCCGGTCATCGTCGGCTACGCAATCTGGCAGAACCTGAGCCTCGCCCACGGGTTCCTGGCGGCCAGCCCGCCTGCCCTGCTGTTCGCCGCCGCGGTCGTGCCCGGCCGGCGCCGGGTCCGTGCCCTTGCCGCGAGCCTCGGCCTGCTGTGCTGCTCGGTCGTGCTCGTGCACATCTCCGACGGCCTCACCCCGATGTACTTCCACTTCTTCGTGGTCGTGGCGTTGATCGCGCTGTATGAGGAGTGGACGGTCTACCTGCTGGCCATCGCGTTCGTGTTCGTCGCGAACCTGGCGATGGGAAACATCGTCAGCGCCGGCGCGGCGGTGCTGGACAACGCCTGGCTGCTCGCCGGCCTGCACGCGGGTTTCATCTTCGCCCTCGCCTGCGCGCAGATGGTCTTCTGGCACTACAACGAGCAGTCCCGGCGGCGGGTGGAGCATTACCGCCAGCAGCTCTACGAGGGCCAGCAGAGCCTGATGGCCCGGCTGGAGGAGACCGACCGCATCCGCAGCGACCTCGTCGCGACCGTCTCGCACGAGTTCCGCACGCCGCTGACCGGAATCCGAGGGAACTTGCTCACCATCAAGCGGCGCCGCAACCGGCTCTCCGACGCCCAGCTCGACGATCTGCTGGATGCCGCGGTGAACTACTCCGACCGGCTCTCTCGCCTGCTGGAGAACATGCTGACGGCCGCCACGGCCACCGGCACGGACGAGACGACCATCGCCGATCTGCCGGAGGTGGTCCGGCATGTGATCGCCAACCTGTCGTACACCAGCTCGCCCAGCAGCATCACGGTGGATCTGCCGCCCGAACTACCCGTGCGGATGGCGCGGCAGGCCCTCATCCAGGTGGTGGCGAACCTGGTCGACAACGCCCTGGTGCACTCCTGGCCGGGTGCGCCCGTGCGGCTGATCGCGGGTCGGGTCGGCGACGAGGTCGTTCTCCGCGTCCGCAACCCCGGGCCCGACCTCGACCCCGGCACGATCCGCCAGCTCTTCGAACCGTTCACGCAGCGGGACGGCACCGCCACCCGGCCCACCGACGGTGCCGGCATGGGCCTGTACGTCGTCCGGCGGCTCGTCGAGGTGCACGGTGGGCGGCTGCGGATGTCGTCGGAAAACGGCGAGATCATCGTCGAGGTCGACCTGTGGGCGGCCACCGCTCACGCGGCCCTCACGCCGGAGCCGGAGGCGGCGCTGCCGGTGCCCATGCCGCTACCCCGCAGCATCCGGGCGGACGACGAGGAGCCTCGCGTGCGGCGGCTGGGCGGCGGTCCGCTGGCCCGGGACGACCTCCGGTCGCTGCCCATGGACAAGCTCGGCTGA
- a CDS encoding fumarylacetoacetate hydrolase family protein, giving the protein MRIARFTDGSEPGFGVVEGAVEEGNAVISVIAPHPFGPFSFTGARRPLGDVRLLAPVLPSKVLCVGKNYADHVREMGGDTPPERPILFLKPSTSVSGPGDPITLPPDSDRVDFEGELAVVIGRLCRDVPAERAFDVVLGYTCANDVTARDQQQTDGQWTRAKGHDSFCPIGPWIETELDPTDLSIRTTLDGELRQNSRTKLLLRDVPALIAAMSAAMTLLPGDVLLTGTPAGVGPMRPGQTVAVTVEGIGTLTNPVTAR; this is encoded by the coding sequence GTGCGTATCGCGAGGTTCACCGATGGTTCGGAGCCCGGATTCGGGGTCGTCGAGGGGGCGGTCGAGGAGGGCAACGCCGTCATCTCGGTCATCGCCCCCCATCCCTTCGGCCCCTTCTCCTTCACCGGCGCCCGGCGGCCGCTCGGCGACGTCCGGCTGCTTGCTCCGGTCCTGCCCAGCAAGGTGCTCTGCGTCGGCAAGAACTATGCCGACCATGTTCGGGAGATGGGCGGTGACACCCCGCCGGAGCGCCCGATCCTGTTCCTCAAGCCGTCGACGAGCGTCTCCGGCCCGGGCGATCCGATCACGCTCCCGCCGGACAGCGACCGGGTCGACTTCGAGGGGGAGCTGGCGGTCGTCATCGGGCGACTGTGCCGGGACGTCCCCGCGGAGCGGGCCTTCGACGTGGTGCTCGGCTACACCTGCGCCAACGACGTGACGGCGCGGGATCAGCAGCAGACCGACGGCCAGTGGACCCGGGCCAAGGGACACGACTCGTTCTGTCCGATCGGTCCCTGGATCGAGACGGAGCTCGATCCCACGGACCTCTCGATCCGCACCACCCTCGACGGTGAGCTGCGGCAGAACTCCCGCACGAAGCTGCTGCTGCGCGACGTGCCCGCCCTCATCGCCGCCATGTCCGCCGCCATGACCCTGCTGCCTGGCGACGTGCTCCTGACGGGCACGCCGGCGGGGGTGGGGCCGATGCGACCGGGCCAGACCGTGGCGGTGACCGTGGAGGGCATCGGCACCCTGACCAACCCGGTGACGGCCCGCTGA
- the cimA gene encoding citramalate synthase → MRPYDPDSLHIYDTTLRDGTQQEGLSLSVGDKLAVARHLDDLGVGFIEGGWPGSNPKDAEFFARARTELTLSTAVLTAFGATRRAGRVAADDPQVAALREAGTPVVCLVAKSDLRHVERALRTSPDENLAMIRDTVAHLRAEGKRVFLDAEHFFDGYRVHPEYALEVVSAAAEAGAEVVVLCDTNGGMLPTRIGAVVTEVLARTGARLGIHCHDDADCAVANTLVAVEAGVTHVQGTANGYGERCGNANLLSVIAGLETKLGRAALPPGRLRELVRVSHAIDEVTNSVPDPHRPYVGASAFAHKAGLHASAVKIDPDMYQHIDPAAVGSDMRMLVSELAGRATIELKGRELGLDLSHEREALGRVVDLVKEREATGFAYEAAEASFELLLRDEVTGRQRFYTLESWRVIVEQRSDGQVVSEATVKLSSHGVRQVATAEGNGPVNALDTALRDALEKSYPGLADLELVDYKVRILDGKQGTGAVTRVLVGTSDGRSRWDTIGVDENIIAASWSALEDAVNYGLRRQGERADPNAT, encoded by the coding sequence GTGCGGCCATACGATCCCGATTCCCTGCACATCTACGACACCACCCTGCGCGACGGTACCCAGCAGGAGGGGTTGTCGCTCTCGGTCGGTGACAAGCTCGCGGTGGCCCGCCACCTCGACGACCTCGGCGTCGGCTTCATCGAGGGCGGCTGGCCGGGATCCAATCCGAAAGACGCGGAGTTCTTCGCCCGGGCCCGCACCGAGCTGACGCTGTCGACCGCGGTGTTGACCGCCTTCGGGGCGACCCGGCGCGCCGGCCGAGTGGCAGCGGACGATCCACAGGTGGCGGCCCTGCGGGAGGCCGGCACCCCGGTGGTCTGCCTGGTCGCGAAGTCGGATCTGCGGCACGTCGAGCGAGCGTTGCGCACCAGCCCCGACGAGAACCTGGCGATGATCCGGGACACCGTCGCCCACCTGCGGGCCGAGGGCAAGCGGGTCTTTCTCGACGCCGAGCACTTCTTCGACGGCTACCGCGTGCATCCCGAGTACGCCCTCGAGGTCGTCTCGGCCGCGGCCGAGGCCGGCGCCGAGGTCGTCGTGCTCTGCGACACGAACGGCGGCATGCTGCCCACCCGCATCGGCGCCGTCGTCACCGAGGTGCTCGCCAGGACCGGTGCCCGGCTGGGCATCCACTGCCACGACGACGCCGACTGCGCGGTGGCGAACACCCTGGTCGCTGTCGAGGCGGGAGTGACCCACGTGCAGGGCACGGCGAACGGCTACGGCGAGCGGTGCGGCAACGCGAACCTGCTCAGCGTCATCGCCGGCCTGGAGACCAAGCTCGGCCGCGCGGCGCTGCCACCGGGGCGGCTGCGGGAGCTCGTCCGGGTCTCCCACGCCATCGACGAGGTCACCAACTCGGTTCCGGACCCCCACCGGCCCTACGTCGGCGCCAGCGCGTTCGCGCACAAGGCCGGGCTGCACGCCAGCGCGGTCAAGATCGACCCGGACATGTACCAGCACATCGACCCGGCAGCGGTCGGCAGCGACATGCGGATGCTGGTCTCCGAACTGGCCGGCCGCGCGACCATCGAGCTCAAGGGCCGCGAACTGGGGCTCGACCTGTCCCACGAGCGTGAGGCCCTCGGCCGGGTGGTGGACCTGGTCAAGGAGCGCGAGGCCACCGGGTTCGCCTACGAGGCGGCCGAGGCGTCGTTCGAGCTGCTGCTGCGTGACGAGGTGACGGGGCGCCAGCGCTTCTACACCCTGGAATCCTGGCGGGTGATCGTCGAACAGCGCTCCGACGGCCAGGTGGTCAGCGAGGCGACCGTCAAGCTCAGCTCGCACGGGGTGCGGCAGGTCGCGACGGCCGAGGGTAACGGGCCCGTCAACGCGCTCGACACCGCCCTGCGTGACGCCCTGGAGAAGTCCTACCCCGGCCTGGCCGACCTGGAGCTCGTCGACTACAAGGTCCGCATCCTCGACGGCAAGCAGGGCACCGGCGCGGTCACCCGGGTGCTGGTCGGCACCAGCGACGGGCGGTCACGGTGGGACACCATCGGTGTCGACGAGAACATCATCGCCGCTTCCTGGTCGGCTCTCGAGGACGCGGTGAACTACGGGCTGCGGCGGCAGGGCGAGCGCGCCGATCCGAACGCGACCTGA
- a CDS encoding Crp/Fnr family transcriptional regulator: MHDNEAVALLRATTLLKELDEEDLLRLASRAVTRRFRRGQVVFTEGEPGDTLLVVATGRLKVLTKADDGRDHVLNIAGPRETLGELNIVEAGTRSASVEALEPSTALVLDRAAVWELVRERPAVAEQLIRALVAHVRRLTGANADLVFLDLPRRVAKLLLLRMREAGRPVIELGLTQTEIASLLGGSRQSVNQALREFERRTWILSEGQTITILQVDRLRRFAGD, translated from the coding sequence ATGCACGACAATGAGGCGGTCGCCCTGCTCCGAGCGACCACGCTGCTGAAGGAGTTGGACGAGGAGGACCTGCTGCGGCTCGCCTCACGGGCGGTCACGCGGCGATTCCGCCGCGGGCAGGTCGTCTTCACCGAGGGTGAGCCAGGAGACACCCTCCTCGTGGTCGCCACGGGGCGGCTCAAGGTGCTCACGAAGGCCGACGACGGGCGCGATCACGTGCTGAACATCGCCGGCCCCCGAGAGACGCTGGGCGAACTCAACATCGTCGAAGCCGGGACGAGATCCGCCAGTGTCGAGGCCCTGGAACCCAGCACGGCGTTGGTTCTCGACCGGGCCGCCGTATGGGAGCTTGTCCGGGAACGCCCGGCCGTCGCCGAGCAGCTCATCCGGGCGCTCGTCGCCCACGTCCGGCGGCTCACCGGCGCCAACGCCGACCTCGTCTTCCTCGACCTGCCACGCCGGGTGGCGAAGCTGTTGCTGTTGCGGATGCGAGAAGCAGGCCGGCCGGTGATCGAGCTCGGCCTCACCCAGACGGAGATCGCCTCGCTGCTCGGCGGTTCCCGCCAGTCCGTCAACCAGGCATTGCGCGAGTTCGAACGGCGCACATGGATCCTGTCGGAAGGGCAGACGATCACGATCCTCCAGGTCGACCGCCTGCGCCGCTTCGCCGGAGACTGA
- a CDS encoding CBS domain-containing protein produces the protein MRVSEGMSSLVLMIGPGHTLRQAARLMAARKVGAAVVHDADSQGYGILTERDILRSIAAEQDPDVEIAGDHLTRDVVFADPAWSLDDAAAAMLRGGFRHLIVTSGGGVAGILSMRDVVRCWSDQHITV, from the coding sequence GTGCGTGTGTCGGAGGGGATGAGCTCCCTTGTTCTCATGATCGGTCCGGGCCACACGCTCCGCCAGGCTGCGCGGCTGATGGCCGCTCGCAAGGTGGGCGCGGCGGTCGTCCACGACGCGGACAGTCAGGGCTACGGAATTCTCACCGAACGGGACATTCTCCGTTCGATCGCGGCGGAACAGGATCCGGATGTCGAGATCGCCGGCGATCACCTCACCCGCGATGTCGTCTTCGCCGATCCAGCCTGGTCGCTCGACGACGCGGCAGCCGCGATGCTGCGCGGAGGATTTCGTCATCTTATCGTCACGTCGGGTGGTGGAGTGGCCGGAATTCTTTCCATGCGCGACGTGGTGCGGTGCTGGAGTGACCAACATATAACGGTATGA
- the ilvE gene encoding branched-chain-amino-acid transaminase: protein MPITPTSKIWMSGELVDWDDARIHVLNPTLHYGWGVFEGIRCYETAEGPAVFRLSDHIARLYRSAKIYVMEPSFTQEEVVAATKETIAVNDISSCYIRPLVYLGYGEMGLNPLPSPVEVMIAVWPWGAYLGEEAEANGVRAQISSWKRNDPNITPPAAKASGQYLNSSLAKVAAVKAGYDEAILTSPNGHIADGTGENVFIVSGRQVITPLLTDGPLGGITRASIMQIAADQGYEVVEQHVVRTDLYLADEAFFTGTAAEIVPIVSVDDRQVGAGKPGPVTRELLEIFHRATRGELDRYRSWNELVRN from the coding sequence GTGCCCATCACCCCCACCTCGAAGATCTGGATGAGTGGCGAGCTCGTCGATTGGGACGACGCCCGCATCCACGTGCTCAACCCGACCCTGCACTACGGCTGGGGCGTGTTCGAGGGCATCCGCTGTTACGAGACGGCGGAAGGTCCCGCCGTCTTCCGGCTGTCGGATCACATCGCCCGCCTCTACCGCAGTGCGAAGATCTACGTGATGGAGCCCTCCTTCACCCAGGAGGAGGTGGTGGCGGCCACCAAGGAGACCATCGCTGTCAACGACATCTCCTCCTGCTACATCCGGCCCCTGGTCTACCTCGGCTACGGGGAGATGGGTCTCAACCCGCTGCCCTCGCCCGTCGAGGTGATGATCGCGGTGTGGCCGTGGGGTGCCTACCTCGGCGAGGAGGCCGAGGCGAACGGCGTGCGAGCACAGATCTCCTCCTGGAAGCGGAACGACCCCAACATCACCCCGCCGGCGGCGAAGGCGTCCGGGCAGTACCTGAACTCGTCCTTGGCGAAGGTCGCGGCAGTGAAGGCGGGTTACGACGAGGCCATCCTGACGAGCCCGAACGGCCATATCGCGGACGGCACCGGGGAAAATGTCTTCATCGTCTCCGGCCGTCAGGTCATCACTCCGCTGCTGACCGACGGGCCGCTGGGCGGCATCACCCGCGCCTCGATCATGCAGATCGCCGCCGACCAGGGCTACGAGGTGGTCGAGCAGCACGTCGTGCGCACCGACCTCTACCTGGCCGACGAGGCGTTCTTCACCGGGACGGCGGCCGAGATCGTGCCGATCGTCTCAGTCGACGACCGGCAGGTCGGGGCGGGCAAGCCCGGCCCGGTGACTCGCGAGCTGCTGGAGATCTTCCACCGGGCCACGCGAGGTGAACTGGATCGCTACCGATCCTGGAACGAGCTGGTCCGCAACTAG
- a CDS encoding 3-isopropylmalate dehydrogenase, translated as MRLAVIGGDGIGPEVVAEGLRVLRAVHPKVDTTEYDLGARRWHQTGETLPDAVLEELRGHDAILLGAVGDPGVPSGVLERGLLLRLRFELDHHVNLRPVRLYPGVASPLAGDPTIDMIVVREGTEGPYAGAGGVLRRGTPHEVATEESLNTRYGVERVVRDAFRRAARRERRHLTLVHKNNVLTKAGDLWSRAVAEVAPEFPDVRVDYQHVDAASMFFVTDPGRFDVIVTDNMFGDIITDIGAAITGGIGLAASGNLDPSGAHPSMFEPVHGSAPDIAGKQLADPTATVASVAMLLDHLGHAEEAARVEAAVAASLADRVGAGAAALSTRERGEDLAARAVG; from the coding sequence ATGAGGCTTGCGGTGATCGGCGGTGACGGGATCGGCCCCGAGGTGGTGGCGGAGGGGCTGCGGGTACTGCGGGCCGTGCACCCCAAGGTCGACACGACCGAGTACGACCTGGGCGCCCGGCGTTGGCATCAGACCGGGGAGACGCTGCCCGACGCGGTGCTCGAGGAACTGCGCGGTCACGACGCGATCCTGCTCGGCGCGGTCGGCGATCCGGGTGTTCCCAGCGGCGTGCTCGAGCGCGGCCTGCTGCTGCGCCTGCGCTTCGAGCTCGACCACCACGTCAACCTGCGGCCGGTGCGGCTGTACCCCGGGGTCGCCTCGCCGCTGGCCGGCGATCCGACGATCGACATGATCGTGGTGCGCGAGGGCACCGAGGGCCCGTACGCGGGTGCCGGTGGTGTGCTGCGGCGGGGTACTCCCCACGAGGTCGCCACCGAGGAGAGCCTCAACACCCGCTACGGCGTCGAGCGGGTCGTGCGGGACGCCTTCCGCCGCGCCGCTCGCCGCGAGCGCCGCCATCTCACCCTCGTGCACAAGAACAACGTCCTGACCAAGGCCGGCGACCTGTGGTCGCGCGCGGTCGCCGAGGTGGCGCCCGAGTTTCCCGACGTGCGGGTCGACTACCAGCACGTGGACGCGGCCTCGATGTTCTTCGTGACCGATCCGGGACGGTTCGACGTCATCGTCACGGACAACATGTTCGGCGACATCATCACCGACATCGGCGCGGCGATCACCGGTGGCATCGGGCTGGCCGCCAGCGGCAATCTCGACCCCTCCGGCGCCCATCCGAGCATGTTCGAGCCGGTCCACGGCAGCGCGCCCGACATCGCCGGCAAGCAGCTCGCCGACCCGACGGCGACGGTCGCCTCCGTCGCGATGCTGCTCGACCACCTGGGGCACGCCGAGGAGGCGGCACGGGTCGAGGCCGCGGTCGCGGCGTCGCTCGCGGACCGGGTGGGTGCGGGAGCCGCGGCCCTGTCGACCCGAGAGCGCGGCGAGGACCTCGCCGCGCGGGCGGTCGGCTAG
- a CDS encoding EAL domain-containing protein: protein MPDARRTVASAGAEASGAASPPRLTGGEQDACEADHPDLARVLADPAEPALYFQPIVDLQRGVIAGYEALARFHSHPTHSPDRIFAAADRLGHAAELEARVLAAALAARDRLPDRCFLAVNVLPHLLDEPVVAEVWQDADLRRLVLELNEAVDLDATTGLTTTASALRNRGAFVAMDDVGSGYAGLRQLARIRPDFVKLDRSLVVNIDDDQVKIALTELVGNFASRLNGWVIAEGIERGDELAMLVALGVPLGQGFLLGRPSEGWQQLDPGVARRIRQLSERSNRAASIESLMEQVTIRVGDSGSCAQSPDCPSCPMRAAANRGDPTTAGPDDEQAPRATIIVSNRCRPVALHLSNGPGGGTEPRRVPTTLFARPEESVTEVARRAMTRARASRFDPVIIVTEMGRPLGLVRMERLMLRLAEMST, encoded by the coding sequence GTGCCCGACGCCCGACGCACGGTCGCGTCCGCGGGCGCCGAGGCGTCGGGTGCGGCGAGTCCGCCGAGACTCACCGGTGGGGAACAGGACGCCTGCGAGGCCGACCACCCCGACCTGGCCCGGGTTCTCGCCGATCCCGCCGAGCCCGCGCTGTACTTCCAGCCGATCGTGGATCTGCAACGCGGGGTCATCGCGGGATATGAGGCGCTCGCCCGCTTCCACAGTCATCCGACGCACTCCCCCGACCGCATATTCGCCGCGGCGGACCGGCTCGGGCACGCGGCCGAACTCGAGGCCCGGGTTCTCGCGGCCGCGCTCGCGGCCCGTGATCGGCTTCCCGACCGGTGTTTCCTGGCCGTCAACGTCCTGCCGCACCTGCTGGACGAGCCCGTGGTCGCCGAGGTCTGGCAGGACGCGGACCTGCGCCGGCTCGTGCTGGAACTCAACGAGGCGGTCGACCTCGACGCCACCACCGGTCTGACCACCACCGCGAGCGCGCTGCGCAATCGCGGTGCCTTCGTCGCCATGGACGACGTCGGCTCCGGCTACGCCGGGCTACGGCAGCTCGCCCGGATCCGACCGGACTTCGTCAAGCTGGACCGCTCGCTGGTGGTCAACATCGACGACGACCAGGTCAAGATCGCCCTGACCGAGCTCGTCGGCAACTTCGCCAGCCGGCTGAACGGCTGGGTGATCGCGGAGGGCATCGAGCGGGGCGACGAGCTGGCCATGCTCGTCGCGCTCGGGGTGCCCCTCGGGCAGGGATTTCTCCTCGGTCGCCCGTCCGAGGGCTGGCAGCAGCTCGATCCGGGGGTGGCCCGGCGCATCCGGCAGCTCTCCGAGCGCAGCAACCGGGCGGCGAGCATCGAGAGCCTCATGGAACAGGTCACCATCCGCGTGGGTGACTCGGGCTCGTGCGCCCAGTCGCCGGACTGCCCGAGCTGCCCCATGCGAGCGGCCGCGAACCGCGGAGATCCGACCACCGCCGGCCCCGACGACGAGCAGGCCCCCAGAGCGACGATCATCGTGTCCAACCGGTGCCGCCCGGTCGCGCTGCATCTGTCCAACGGTCCCGGCGGCGGTACCGAACCCCGCCGGGTGCCCACCACGCTGTTCGCCCGTCCGGAGGAGTCGGTGACGGAGGTGGCGCGGCGCGCCATGACCCGCGCCCGGGCCAGTCGGTTCGACCCGGTGATAATCGTGACCGAGATGGGTCGACCCCTCGGCCTGGTACGGATGGAGCGTCTGATGCTGCGTCTCGCGGAAATGTCCACATGA
- a CDS encoding DUF1059 domain-containing protein — protein sequence MRRNRYWTAQALMSPSPAAGGHSLPAEITVRRPAMKEFYCGAIIHGCETRIVASAEDDLVRAVDTHARVDHGMTDVPEAMLDQVRRSVRDVEPADLRD from the coding sequence ATGAGACGGAACCGATATTGGACCGCCCAGGCGCTGATGTCACCGAGCCCGGCGGCCGGGGGTCATTCCCTGCCCGCGGAGATCACCGTCCGGCGGCCGGCCATGAAGGAATTCTACTGCGGCGCGATCATTCACGGGTGCGAGACGCGCATCGTCGCGTCTGCCGAGGACGACCTGGTCCGTGCCGTGGACACCCACGCCCGCGTGGACCACGGCATGACCGACGTCCCGGAGGCGATGCTGGATCAGGTCCGCCGCAGCGTCCGGGACGTCGAACCGGCGGATCTCCGCGACTGA
- the leuA gene encoding 2-isopropylmalate synthase produces the protein MTTQQPSGMPIEKYQAFTPVSLPDRTWPEKSIVRAPQWCSVDLRDGNQALIDPMTPARKMQMFELLVAMGYKEIEVGFPAASQTDFDFIRQLIESDRIPDDVTIQVLTQAREELIERTAASLVGADRALIHLYNSTSTLQRRVVFGLDRAGVTEIAVQGARWCVQYAEKLLEGTDVRWQYSPESFTGTELDYAVEVCEAVMDVWSPTPRQPVVLNLPATVEMSTPNVYADQIEWVGRNLTRRDAVILSLHPHNDRGCAVAAAELGVLAGADRVEGCLFGNGERTGNVCLVTLGLNLFSQGIDPMIDFSDIDGVRRAVEYCNQLPVHPRHPYGGDLVYTAFSGSHQDAIKKGLEAMERTGQTRWEVPYLPIDPKDVGRTYEAVIRVNSQSGKGGVAYLLKSEHSLELPRRLQIEFSGVVQRHTDTEGGEVTAAELWRIFRGEYFLDGAETAGPLELLGSRTNAASGERDEVSVSVRFDGADSVITGVGNGPIDAFVAALATRGLSVRILDYNEHALGSGADARAAAYLEVSVDDRVYWGVGIDPNIVTASLRAVVSAVNRASRDRAALPTSEPAVAAPRDGGRPAAAPVA, from the coding sequence ATGACCACGCAGCAGCCGTCCGGCATGCCGATCGAGAAGTACCAGGCGTTCACCCCCGTGTCGCTGCCGGACCGGACCTGGCCCGAGAAGTCGATCGTCCGCGCCCCGCAGTGGTGCAGCGTCGACCTGCGCGACGGCAACCAGGCGCTGATCGACCCGATGACCCCCGCGCGCAAGATGCAGATGTTCGAGCTGCTGGTCGCGATGGGCTACAAGGAGATCGAGGTCGGGTTCCCCGCCGCGAGCCAGACGGACTTCGACTTCATCCGCCAGCTCATCGAGTCCGACCGCATCCCGGATGACGTCACCATCCAGGTGCTGACCCAGGCGCGCGAGGAGCTGATCGAGCGCACCGCAGCCTCCCTGGTGGGGGCCGACCGGGCGCTGATCCACCTGTACAACTCGACGTCCACGCTGCAGCGCCGCGTCGTGTTCGGCCTGGACCGGGCCGGCGTCACCGAGATCGCCGTGCAGGGGGCGCGCTGGTGCGTCCAGTACGCCGAGAAGCTGCTCGAGGGCACCGACGTGCGCTGGCAGTACAGCCCGGAGTCGTTCACCGGTACCGAGCTGGACTACGCCGTCGAGGTGTGCGAGGCGGTCATGGACGTGTGGTCGCCGACGCCGCGGCAACCGGTGGTGCTGAACCTGCCGGCGACGGTCGAGATGTCGACGCCGAACGTCTACGCCGACCAGATCGAGTGGGTCGGGCGGAACCTGACCCGGCGTGACGCGGTGATCCTCTCGCTGCACCCGCACAACGACCGGGGCTGCGCGGTCGCCGCGGCGGAGCTCGGCGTGCTGGCCGGTGCGGACCGGGTCGAGGGCTGCCTGTTCGGCAACGGTGAGCGTACCGGCAACGTCTGCCTGGTCACCCTCGGTCTGAACCTGTTCTCGCAGGGCATCGATCCGATGATCGACTTTTCGGACATCGACGGGGTCCGCCGGGCGGTCGAGTACTGCAACCAGCTGCCCGTGCACCCCCGCCATCCCTACGGCGGCGACCTCGTCTACACCGCCTTCTCCGGTTCGCACCAGGACGCGATCAAGAAGGGCCTGGAGGCGATGGAGCGGACCGGCCAGACCCGGTGGGAGGTGCCCTACCTGCCGATCGACCCCAAGGACGTGGGCCGCACCTACGAGGCCGTCATCCGGGTGAACAGCCAGTCCGGCAAGGGCGGCGTCGCCTACCTGCTGAAGTCGGAGCACTCGCTGGAACTGCCGCGACGGCTGCAGATCGAGTTCTCCGGGGTTGTGCAGCGCCACACCGACACCGAGGGCGGCGAGGTCACCGCGGCGGAACTGTGGCGGATCTTCCGCGGCGAGTACTTCCTCGACGGCGCCGAGACGGCGGGCCCGCTGGAGCTGCTGGGGTCGCGGACGAACGCCGCCTCGGGGGAACGCGACGAGGTCTCGGTCTCGGTGCGGTTCGACGGCGCGGATTCGGTGATCACCGGGGTCGGCAACGGCCCCATCGACGCCTTCGTGGCCGCCCTGGCGACCCGCGGCCTGAGCGTGCGCATCCTCGACTACAACGAGCACGCGCTGGGTTCGGGTGCCGACGCTCGGGCGGCGGCCTACCTCGAGGTCTCCGTCGACGACCGGGTGTACTGGGGGGTCGGTATCGATCCCAACATCGTCACCGCATCGTTGCGGGCCGTGGTGAGCGCCGTCAACCGTGCCTCCCGTGACCGGGCGGCCCTGCCGACCTCCGAGCCGGCGGTCGCGGCGCCGAGGGATGGCGGTCGACCCGCCGCGGCACCGGTGGCCTGA